One window from the genome of Amaranthus tricolor cultivar Red isolate AtriRed21 chromosome 9, ASM2621246v1, whole genome shotgun sequence encodes:
- the LOC130823296 gene encoding uncharacterized protein LOC130823296 gives MEIDSGSKKNQVPINVNNKKTGSKGRPSIPFDENKFKSIEKVKKTTLRALSRALGVSQTTVCRWKKKRYFRKHTNAIKPLLTDKNKLDRLIFCLSSCIFDEQTSNFTFNEMSNVVHMDEKLFYITRTQQTYYLTQDEIEPHREIQSKRFIPKIMFMCAVARPIFSSEGEMIFDGKTGIFPFTHEVAAQRSSKNRKRREPETKLIQSITKDHTRDMIVHKILPAIRSKWPPHLSKTIFIQQDNAKPHILDDDEVFREHQKSAYNYAQLVNAVTTTFDNLQPNELKNVWITLQACKIEVIKKLDGMDYDIPHMSKSKLEREGRLPHCLGVQQETIYEALRYLDTKVDETTYEVILFYLGIKDEAVFHQLHLTTASTEATTEATTEAAADIPATNEATTDIPATNEAPTKETSTLTEAAPA, from the exons ATGGAGATAGATTCGggatcaaaaaaaaatcaagttccaattaatGTCAACAACAAGAAGACAGGGAGCAAAGGAAGGCCATCCATCCCCTttgatgaaaacaaattcaaGTCAATTGAAAAAGTGAAGAAGACAACTTTAAGAGCACTGTCAAGGGCCCTGGGAGTTAGCCAAACCACAGTGTgcagatggaaaaaaaaaaggtactTTCGAAAGCACACCAACGCAATCAAACCGTTACTTACAGACAAAAATAAACTCGACaggttaattttttgtcttagTAGTTGCATTTTCGATGAGCAAACAAGCAACTTCACATTTAATGAAATGTCAAATGTAGTGCACATGGATGAAAAGTTGTTTTATATTACAAGGACACAACAAACATATTATCTAACTCAAGATGAAATAGAGCCACATAGAGAAATCCAATCTAAAAGATTTATCCCCaagatcatgtttatgtgtgccGTTGCAAGACCAATCTTTTCTAGTGAAGGTGAGAtgatttttgatggaaagaCAGGCATATTTCCTTTTACACATGAAGTGGCAgcacaaaggagttcaaaaaaCAGGAAGAGAAGAGAGCCAGAGACCAAActaatacaatcaatcactaaaGATCACACAAGAGACATGATTGTGCACAAGATACTACCAGCAATTAGAAGTAAATGGCCACCACATTTAAGCAAAACAATTTTCATTCAACAGGACAATGCTAAACCACACATtttagatgatgatgaagtGTTTAGAGAG CATCAAAAATCAGCATACAACTATGCACAATTAGTAAACGCAGTGACTACAACATTTGACAATCTGCAACCAAATGAACTGAAGAATGTATGGATCACACTACAAGCATGTAAAATTGAGGTTATTAAGAAACTAGATGGTATGGATTATGACATTCCACACATGAGCAAATCAAAACTTGAAAGGGAAGGGAGACTCCCACATTGTTTGGGGGTACAGCAGGAAACAATTTATGAGGCACTAAGATATCTGGACACAAAGGTGGATGAAACTACATATGAggtcattttattttacttggggATCAAAGACGAAGCAGTTTTCCATCAACTTCATTTAACAACAGCAAGCacagaagcaacaacagaagcaacaacagaagcaGCAGCAGATATTCCAGCAACAAATGAAGCAACAACAGATATTCCAGCAACAAATGAAgcaccaacaaaagaaacaagTACATTAACAGAAGCAGCACCAGCATGA